Proteins from one Candidatus Methylomirabilota bacterium genomic window:
- the xseA gene encoding exodeoxyribonuclease VII large subunit: protein VVEERFPAVWVEGEISNFRLYGSGHAYFTLKDESAQLRAVLFRNRARRLRFEPGDGQHVLAFGSLEVYAQRGEYQFVVELLEPRGLGALQLAFEQLKARLGAEGLFDPARKRPLPRFPRKIGIVTSPSGAALRDMLRVIGRRFAGLHIVITPARVQGEGAAAEIAQGLADLNALGDVDVILVGRGGGSLEDLWAFNEEVVARAIAASKVPVISAVGHEVDFTIADFVADVRAATPSNAAELVVSEKQAVAAALLDLGERLQRAVARPLRDLERRVDDAGIRLRLAAGAAHRRAAHRVELLTARLRAASPFVRLADGRHRLEGLHARAHGEIARRLVACRHQLAGAVGRLDSLSPLAVLGRGYSLTRTPEGGIVRSARQVRAGDALSVLLHEGSLDCRVERTRERDERPQV from the coding sequence CGTCGTGGAGGAGCGCTTCCCGGCCGTCTGGGTCGAGGGCGAGATCTCCAACTTCCGGCTCTACGGCTCCGGCCACGCCTACTTCACGCTCAAGGACGAGAGCGCGCAGCTCCGCGCCGTGCTCTTCCGTAACCGCGCGCGGCGCCTGCGCTTCGAGCCCGGCGACGGGCAGCACGTGCTGGCTTTCGGCAGCCTCGAGGTCTACGCCCAGCGGGGCGAGTACCAGTTCGTCGTCGAGCTGCTGGAGCCGCGCGGGCTGGGCGCCCTCCAGCTGGCCTTCGAGCAGCTCAAGGCGCGCTTAGGCGCTGAAGGTCTATTCGATCCGGCGCGCAAGCGGCCGCTGCCGCGCTTTCCTCGCAAGATCGGCATCGTGACCTCGCCCAGCGGCGCCGCGCTCCGCGACATGCTGCGCGTCATCGGGCGCCGCTTCGCGGGCCTCCACATCGTCATCACGCCCGCGCGGGTTCAGGGCGAGGGGGCGGCGGCGGAGATCGCCCAGGGCCTGGCCGATCTCAACGCGCTGGGCGACGTGGACGTCATCCTCGTGGGGCGGGGCGGCGGCTCGCTGGAGGACCTCTGGGCCTTCAATGAGGAGGTCGTGGCCCGCGCCATCGCCGCCTCCAAGGTCCCGGTCATCTCCGCGGTGGGCCACGAGGTGGACTTCACCATCGCCGACTTCGTCGCCGACGTCCGCGCGGCGACACCCTCGAACGCGGCGGAACTGGTCGTCAGCGAGAAGCAGGCGGTCGCGGCGGCGCTCCTCGATCTCGGGGAGCGCCTCCAGCGCGCCGTCGCGCGCCCGCTGCGCGATCTGGAGCGCCGGGTCGACGACGCCGGCATCCGCCTGCGCCTCGCCGCCGGCGCGGCTCACCGCCGCGCCGCCCATCGTGTCGAGCTCCTGACGGCGCGCCTGCGGGCGGCCAGCCCGTTCGTGCGGCTGGCCGACGGCCGCCATCGGCTGGAGGGCCTGCACGCCCGCGCGCACGGCGAGATCGCGCGGCGACTGGTCGCCTGCCGCCACCAGCTGGCCGGCGCGGTCGGGCGCCTGGATTCGCTCTCGCCGCTGGCGGTCCTGGGGCGCGGCTACAGCCTCACCCGCACGCCGGAAGGGGGCATCGTGAGGAGCGCGCGCCAGGTCCGGGCCGGCGACGCCCTGAGCGTCCTGCTGCACGAAGGGAGCCTCGACTGCCGCGTCGAGCGCACGAGGGAGCGTGATGAGCGACCTCAAGTTTGA
- a CDS encoding exodeoxyribonuclease VII small subunit: MSDLKFEDCLARLEQIVNALESGNLPLEESLKVFEEGVALTRRCGKYLDEAERRIEILAKDEAGTLGTKPFTEWEPEGEA; encoded by the coding sequence ATGAGCGACCTCAAGTTTGAGGACTGCCTGGCCCGTCTCGAGCAGATCGTGAACGCGCTCGAGTCCGGCAACCTGCCGCTCGAGGAGTCGCTCAAGGTCTTCGAGGAGGGCGTGGCGCTGACCCGGCGCTGCGGGAAGTATCTGGACGAGGCGGAGCGCAGGATCGAGATCCTGGCCAAGGACGAGGCGGGGACGCTGGGCACGAAGCCCTTCACGGAGTGGGAGCCCGAAGGCGAAGCGTGA
- a CDS encoding farnesyl diphosphate synthase gives MSDFDLPHYLSERRKLVDEALERFLPAEDAAPPTVHRAMRYSVLAGGKRLRPILVIAGAEAVGGSAELVLPTAGALELIHTYSLIHDDLPAMDDDDYRRGRLTNHKVFGEAMAILAGDALLTLAFKLVAGNAAQGAGARVICDVVAEIAAAAGTGGMVGGQVVDIESEGKTITVEALDYIHTHKTAALIRASLRAGAMLAGAKPNALRAITDAGDRLGLAFQIVDDILDVEGSLEELGKTAGSDERKRKATYPALYGLEASRARARALIQEAKLALRPLGPRSEPLRALADFILERRS, from the coding sequence GTGAGCGATTTCGACCTGCCGCACTACCTGAGCGAGCGCCGCAAGCTCGTCGACGAGGCGCTGGAGCGCTTCCTGCCGGCCGAGGACGCGGCGCCGCCGACCGTGCATCGGGCCATGCGCTACAGCGTGCTGGCCGGCGGCAAGCGGCTGCGCCCGATCCTCGTCATCGCCGGGGCCGAGGCGGTGGGCGGCAGCGCCGAGCTGGTCCTGCCCACTGCCGGCGCGCTGGAGCTGATCCACACGTACTCGCTGATCCACGACGATCTGCCGGCAATGGACGACGACGACTACCGCCGGGGGCGCCTCACCAATCACAAGGTCTTCGGCGAGGCGATGGCCATCCTGGCCGGCGACGCGCTACTGACGCTCGCCTTCAAGCTCGTCGCCGGCAACGCCGCCCAGGGGGCCGGCGCGCGGGTCATCTGCGACGTCGTGGCCGAGATCGCCGCCGCCGCCGGCACCGGGGGCATGGTCGGCGGACAGGTGGTGGACATCGAGTCCGAGGGCAAGACGATCACCGTCGAGGCCCTCGACTACATCCACACCCACAAGACGGCGGCGCTCATCCGCGCCTCGCTGCGGGCCGGCGCGATGCTGGCGGGGGCCAAGCCGAACGCGCTCCGGGCGATCACCGACGCCGGCGACCGGCTCGGGCTGGCGTTCCAGATCGTGGATGATATCCTCGACGTCGAAGGCAGCCTCGAGGAGCTGGGGAAGACCGCCGGCAGCGACGAGCGCAAGCGCAAGGCGACCTATCCGGCCCTGTACGGCCTCGAGGCCTCGCGGGCGCGGGCCCGCGCCCTCATCCAGGAGGCGAAGCTGGCACTGCGGCCCCTCGGCCCGCGCAGTGAGCCGCTCCGCGCGCTGGCCGACTTCATCCTCGAGAGGAGATCCTGA
- the eno gene encoding phosphopyruvate hydratase, with product MSAITGVFAREILDSRGSPTVEVEVQLESGAWGRAAVPSGASTGKREAVELRDGDSQRYRGKGVQQAVKNVEETIAPEIDGMEATEQVQVDQALLELDGTPNKSSLGANAILAVSLAVARAASDDVGLPLYAYLGGPGARLLPVPLMNVINGGAHADNGLDIQEFMLVPAGAENFSTALRMGVECFHALRDLLKEKGLSTGVGDEGGFAPALTSNTAALELFMQTIERAGYRPGEDVFIALDVAASELAEAGGRYRLTREKAVRTSDEMIAMYETLCQHYPVVSIEDGLGEDDWGGWGSLTRRLGSRIQLVGDDLFVTSPAIIQQGIKNGVANAVLIKVNQVGTLTETLQAIELAKRAGYGTIISHRSGETEDTFIADLAVAVNAGQIKTGSLARSERTAKYNQLLRIEEELGHAASFPGRSLYTRVAR from the coding sequence GTGTCGGCGATCACCGGCGTCTTCGCCCGCGAGATCCTCGACTCGCGGGGCTCCCCGACCGTCGAGGTGGAGGTGCAGCTCGAGTCCGGCGCCTGGGGACGGGCGGCGGTGCCCTCCGGCGCCTCCACCGGCAAGCGCGAGGCCGTGGAGCTGCGCGACGGCGACAGCCAGCGCTACCGCGGCAAGGGCGTGCAGCAGGCGGTCAAGAACGTCGAGGAGACGATCGCGCCCGAGATCGACGGCATGGAGGCCACCGAGCAGGTGCAGGTCGATCAGGCGCTCCTGGAGCTGGACGGCACGCCCAACAAATCCTCGCTGGGCGCCAACGCGATCCTGGCCGTGTCGCTGGCGGTGGCCCGGGCGGCCTCCGACGACGTCGGCCTGCCGCTCTATGCCTACCTGGGCGGCCCGGGGGCGCGCCTGCTCCCGGTGCCGCTCATGAACGTGATCAACGGCGGCGCCCACGCGGACAATGGGCTCGACATCCAGGAGTTCATGCTGGTGCCCGCCGGCGCCGAGAACTTCTCGACGGCGCTCCGGATGGGCGTGGAGTGCTTCCATGCGCTCCGGGATCTGCTGAAGGAGAAGGGGTTGTCGACCGGCGTGGGCGACGAGGGCGGCTTTGCCCCCGCGCTCACCTCCAACACCGCCGCGCTCGAGCTCTTCATGCAGACCATCGAGCGGGCGGGCTACCGGCCGGGCGAGGACGTCTTCATCGCGCTCGACGTGGCGGCCAGTGAGCTGGCCGAGGCCGGAGGGCGCTACCGCCTGACCCGCGAGAAGGCCGTACGCACCAGCGACGAGATGATCGCCATGTACGAGACGCTCTGCCAGCACTACCCGGTCGTCTCCATCGAGGACGGCCTCGGCGAGGACGACTGGGGCGGCTGGGGCAGCCTCACCCGCCGCCTGGGCTCCCGCATTCAGCTGGTGGGCGACGACCTCTTCGTCACCAGCCCGGCCATCATCCAGCAGGGGATCAAGAACGGCGTCGCCAACGCCGTGCTGATCAAGGTGAACCAGGTCGGCACGCTCACCGAGACGCTGCAGGCGATCGAGCTGGCCAAGCGCGCGGGCTACGGCACCATCATCTCCCACCGCTCGGGCGAGACCGAGGACACCTTCATCGCCGATCTGGCCGTCGCCGTCAACGCGGGTCAAATCAAGACCGGCTCCCTGGCCCGCAGCGAGCGCACCGCAAAGTACAACCAGCTGCTGCGAATCGAGGAGGAGCTGGGCCACGCCGCCTCCTTCCCCGGCCGCAGCCTCTACACGCGCGTGGCCCGGTGA